The Enterobacter huaxiensis sequence GCACAATTTCAAACTGGTAACCCCGGGGATCCGCCCGGCGGGTAGCGAAGTGGGCGATCAGCGACGTATCATGACGCCGGAGCAGGCGCTGGCTGCGGGCGTTGACTATATGGTTATCGGGCGTCCTGTTACCCAATCTGCACACCCGGCAGACACGCTTAAAGCGATCAATGCTTCACTGAAAAAGGGGGCCTAATGTCCGATTCCAATAGCCGTCTGGTCTATTCCACTGATAGCGGGCGCATTGACGAACCGAAAGAAAAAGTAGAACGTCCGAAGGGGGACGGCATTGTACGTATTCAACGCCAAACCAGCGGGCGAAAGGGAAAGGGTGTCTGCCTGATTTCCGGGATTGATCTCGAAGATACAGAGCTGGCGAAGCTGGCGGCTGAGCTGAAAAAGAAATGTGGCTGCGGTGGGGCCGTAAAAGACGGCATTATCGAGATTCAGGGCGATA is a genomic window containing:
- the yciH gene encoding stress response translation initiation inhibitor YciH yields the protein MSDSNSRLVYSTDSGRIDEPKEKVERPKGDGIVRIQRQTSGRKGKGVCLISGIDLEDTELAKLAAELKKKCGCGGAVKDGIIEIQGDKRDLIKSLLEARGLKVKLAGG